A region of Acidobacteriota bacterium DNA encodes the following proteins:
- a CDS encoding MFS transporter codes for MDSEKPRRRRTIRTFAAASFFNDMGSDMIAPIWPLFVTQILKANMTALGFLDGLGEAVVSLSQAGSGYLSDKWRKRKIFIWTGYLCGALSRFGYAVSAVWTHLIPFRILDRAGKIRGAPRDAVVADISTRADRGRHFGLLRAMDHLGAVCGILLCAFLFNILGFRLLFALAAVPSLAGVFLILRNIQEPAKSDARAFKGLSFRDIGRNLRLYVALNAVFALGAFSYSFLLVLARTSGVGDSKLPFLYLIFAITAAALSWPFGRLADKVGRKPVLFAALALWGCVCVGAITGAGKALIVIPIFILFGAHKAALEPAQKTLAAELAPLDYRASVLGAFQMVIGLSALPASLAAGILWDRIALWAPFSLSLVLTAAAAILLIFVRESPRLPSSESD; via the coding sequence ATGGACTCCGAAAAACCCCGCCGCCGCAGGACGATCCGCACCTTCGCCGCCGCTTCCTTTTTCAACGACATGGGCTCGGACATGATCGCGCCCATCTGGCCTCTCTTCGTCACGCAGATCTTGAAAGCCAACATGACCGCTCTCGGTTTTCTCGACGGTCTGGGTGAGGCTGTGGTGTCCCTGTCGCAGGCCGGATCGGGCTACCTGTCCGATAAATGGAGAAAGCGCAAGATCTTCATCTGGACGGGGTATCTTTGCGGCGCTCTCTCGCGTTTTGGCTATGCCGTCTCGGCGGTCTGGACACATCTCATCCCCTTCCGGATTCTGGATCGTGCGGGCAAGATCCGCGGCGCCCCCCGCGACGCCGTCGTCGCCGACATTTCGACCCGCGCCGACCGCGGACGCCACTTCGGTCTTCTCCGGGCCATGGACCATCTCGGCGCGGTCTGCGGCATTCTTCTCTGTGCCTTTCTGTTCAATATTTTGGGTTTTCGCCTTCTCTTCGCTCTGGCCGCCGTTCCCTCGCTGGCCGGAGTGTTCCTCATCCTCAGAAACATCCAAGAGCCCGCAAAATCGGACGCTCGCGCCTTCAAAGGGCTTTCTTTCCGGGATATCGGACGCAATCTCCGCCTTTATGTCGCTTTGAACGCGGTTTTCGCACTGGGGGCCTTTTCGTATTCCTTTCTACTTGTTTTGGCTCGAACCTCGGGAGTCGGGGATTCCAAGCTTCCCTTTCTTTACCTGATCTTCGCCATCACGGCCGCCGCCCTGTCATGGCCATTCGGCCGGCTGGCGGATAAAGTCGGCCGGAAGCCCGTTCTTTTTGCAGCCTTGGCGCTCTGGGGATGTGTCTGTGTCGGGGCTATAACCGGCGCCGGGAAGGCTTTGATTGTCATCCCGATTTTCATCCTCTTCGGGGCCCACAAAGCGGCCCTTGAACCCGCTCAGAAGACATTGGCGGCCGAGCTGGCCCCCCTCGACTATAGGGCCAGCGTTCTGGGCGCCTTTCAAATGGTCATCGGACTCAGCGCGCTGCCCGCCTCTCTGGCCGCGGGAATTCTCTGGGATCGGATTGCACTCTGGGCACCCTTCAGCCTGTCTCTTGTTCTGACGGCGGCCGCCGCGATCCTTCTGATATTCGTCCGGGAGTCGCCGCGGCTTCCGTCTTCGGAATCGGACTAA
- the thrS gene encoding threonine--tRNA ligase yields the protein MTKDSVEEKADSSSLQASQGSRLSEIAAGLRLPCPAVAARINGDILDLRSRVDPDADITFLTCEDLDALEVLRHSAAHLLAHAVTELFPGTEIGIGPAVETGYYYDFHRETPFSIEDLEAIENRMKAIAAEDQPIERIILPKAEAVRLFRDMGQNLKAELVREKGGEEVSCYRQGPFIDFCLGPHILSTGPLAHVKLLSVSGAYWKGDEKGLQLQRIYGTAFFTAPDLEAHLAFLEEAKKRDHRRLGQDLELFSLNEDLGSGLILWHPQGARIREVIEQYWRKRHRDGGYDLLYSPHIGRENLWKTSGHLDFYKDAMYAPMDIDGQNYYIKPMNCPFHVLIYKSRLHSYRDLPLRWAELGTVYRYERSGTLHGLLRVRGFTQDDAHIICTPDQIEDEILRVLDFSISILAAFGFTDNAIELSVRDPLNCGKYCGPDDMWCRAEASLLKALETRGLKFKRMEGEAVFYGPKIDIKVKDAIGRLWQCTTIQFDFNNPDRFDMSYVGEDGRTHRPYMVHRALLGSLERFFGILIEHYNGAFPVWLAPVQAIILPIAERHEDYARRLDEKLRAAGLRSRLDLSREKTGKKIREAEVKKIPLILVVGDREAERGTASLRIRTRGDIGEVAVDDFIAETLELDRTQALQIDRFLK from the coding sequence ATGACAAAAGATTCAGTCGAAGAAAAAGCGGATTCCTCGTCTCTTCAGGCGAGTCAAGGTTCCCGTCTGTCCGAAATCGCCGCCGGACTCCGACTTCCCTGTCCTGCGGTTGCCGCCCGGATCAACGGCGATATTCTTGATCTCCGATCCCGGGTCGATCCGGATGCCGACATCACCTTTCTGACCTGTGAGGACCTCGACGCCCTCGAAGTTCTCCGCCACAGCGCGGCCCATCTTCTCGCTCATGCCGTGACCGAGCTTTTTCCCGGAACGGAAATCGGGATCGGACCGGCCGTCGAGACCGGGTACTATTACGATTTTCACCGGGAAACTCCGTTTTCCATCGAGGACCTGGAGGCCATCGAAAACCGGATGAAGGCCATCGCGGCTGAGGATCAGCCCATCGAGCGCATCATTCTTCCCAAGGCCGAAGCCGTCCGCCTGTTCCGGGACATGGGGCAGAATCTCAAGGCCGAACTCGTCCGGGAAAAAGGCGGCGAAGAGGTTTCCTGTTATCGCCAGGGTCCGTTTATCGACTTCTGCCTGGGTCCGCACATCCTGTCCACCGGACCGCTCGCCCATGTGAAATTGTTATCCGTTTCCGGGGCCTACTGGAAGGGCGACGAAAAGGGACTCCAGCTTCAGAGGATCTACGGGACGGCCTTCTTCACGGCGCCCGATTTGGAGGCTCACCTCGCGTTTCTTGAGGAAGCGAAGAAGCGCGATCATCGCCGTCTCGGCCAGGACCTGGAATTGTTCAGCTTGAACGAGGATCTCGGCAGCGGGCTCATTCTCTGGCATCCTCAGGGAGCCCGAATCCGGGAGGTCATCGAGCAATACTGGCGGAAAAGACACCGGGACGGCGGCTACGATCTTCTCTACAGCCCCCATATCGGAAGAGAAAATCTCTGGAAAACCTCGGGCCATCTGGATTTCTACAAGGACGCGATGTACGCCCCCATGGATATCGATGGGCAGAATTACTACATCAAACCCATGAATTGCCCGTTTCATGTCCTGATCTACAAAAGCCGGCTTCACTCTTACCGGGATCTGCCTCTCCGCTGGGCCGAACTCGGAACCGTCTACCGGTATGAGCGCAGCGGAACCCTGCACGGCCTGCTCCGGGTCCGGGGATTCACCCAGGACGACGCGCATATCATCTGCACGCCGGACCAGATCGAAGACGAAATCCTCAGGGTTCTGGATTTCTCGATATCGATCCTGGCTGCCTTCGGATTTACGGACAATGCCATCGAGTTGTCCGTCCGCGATCCGCTCAATTGCGGAAAGTACTGCGGCCCCGACGACATGTGGTGCCGGGCCGAAGCCTCGCTTCTCAAGGCGCTGGAAACACGCGGACTCAAGTTCAAGCGCATGGAAGGGGAAGCCGTCTTCTACGGTCCCAAGATCGACATCAAGGTCAAGGACGCCATCGGGCGCCTCTGGCAGTGCACGACCATCCAGTTCGACTTCAACAATCCCGACCGTTTCGACATGTCCTATGTCGGGGAAGACGGCCGGACGCATCGGCCTTACATGGTTCATCGCGCCCTTCTCGGCTCGCTGGAGAGATTTTTCGGCATCCTGATCGAGCATTACAACGGGGCCTTCCCGGTTTGGCTGGCGCCCGTCCAGGCGATCATTCTGCCCATCGCCGAAAGACATGAGGACTATGCCCGCCGGCTCGACGAGAAACTGAGGGCGGCCGGGCTGAGGTCGCGCCTCGATCTGAGCCGGGAAAAAACCGGCAAGAAAATCCGGGAAGCCGAAGTCAAAAAGATCCCGCTCATCCTTGTCGTCGGAGACCGGGAGGCCGAGCGCGGAACGGCGTCCCTGAGGATTCGGACACGCGGCGATATCGGCGAAGTCGCGGTCGACGATTTCATCGCGGAAACCCTGGAGCTCGACAGAACACAAGCGCTCCAGATCGATAGATTTTTAAAATAA
- the argF gene encoding ornithine carbamoyltransferase, translating to MKDDFISIHDLSTEEFQDIMARTEDMKKNPGQYAKVLENKILAMIFQKPSLRTRMTFEAGMLQLGGEAIYLGPSDIQLGDREGAYDIGRNLERWVDGIMIRTFAHSLILDLAEATRIPVINALTDLLHPCQAMADFFTLLEKKGRLKGVSLAFIGDGNNVCHSLMYAAAKSGARVIAATPEGYEPNADIVRTAREDAKATGAEIELTHDPKAAVRDADAVYTDVWASMGRESEKKQRAAIFAPYQVNAVLMSAAKPDTLFMHCLPAHRGEEVTDEIIDSPNSVVFDQAENRLHVQKVIMTLLMGGRA from the coding sequence ATGAAAGACGATTTCATTTCCATTCACGACCTCAGCACGGAAGAATTTCAGGACATCATGGCCCGGACGGAAGACATGAAAAAGAATCCCGGACAATATGCCAAGGTCCTGGAAAACAAGATTCTGGCCATGATCTTTCAGAAGCCCTCTCTCCGGACCCGCATGACCTTTGAAGCCGGCATGCTCCAGCTCGGAGGGGAGGCGATCTATCTCGGCCCGTCCGACATCCAATTGGGCGACCGGGAAGGGGCTTACGACATCGGCCGCAACCTGGAACGCTGGGTGGACGGCATCATGATCAGGACATTCGCTCATTCCCTGATTCTGGACCTGGCCGAGGCAACCCGGATTCCGGTCATCAACGCTTTGACCGATCTCCTCCACCCTTGCCAGGCTATGGCCGACTTTTTCACCCTGCTGGAGAAAAAGGGACGTCTGAAAGGCGTCAGCCTGGCCTTCATCGGGGACGGCAACAACGTCTGCCACAGTCTGATGTACGCCGCCGCCAAATCCGGGGCGCGGGTTATCGCCGCGACGCCGGAAGGATACGAGCCGAATGCGGACATCGTCCGGACGGCCCGGGAAGACGCCAAGGCCACGGGCGCCGAAATCGAGCTGACTCACGACCCGAAGGCCGCCGTCCGGGACGCCGACGCCGTCTACACCGATGTCTGGGCCTCCATGGGCCGGGAATCCGAAAAGAAACAACGGGCCGCGATCTTCGCTCCCTACCAGGTCAATGCCGTTCTGATGTCGGCCGCAAAGCCGGATACCCTGTTTATGCACTGCCTGCCGGCCCATCGAGGTGAAGAGGTGACGGACGAAATCATCGATTCGCCGAACTCCGTCGTTTTCGACCAGGCCGAAAACCGGCTTCATGTCCAGAAGGTCATCATGACTCTTTTGATGGGGGGCCGCGCCTGA
- a CDS encoding cyclic 2,3-diphosphoglycerate synthase, which produces MKRVIIMGAAGRDFHNFNVYFRDKPEFKVVAFTATQIPDIDGRKYPSELAGKLYPKGIPIYAEDELPGLIHKLKADEVHFAYSDVPHTYVMNKASMVLAAGADFVLLGPDHTMIKSRKPVISICAVRTGSGKSQTSRRIALLLKAKGRRVAVIRHPMPYGDLISQKVQRFADYADLDRHNCTIEEREEYEPHIDNGIVVYAGVDYGAILKKAEKEADVILWDGGNNDFPFYKADLEVVVADPHRAGHELTYHPGETNFRRAGVIVINKMDTAEKEGINKILANIKAFNPKAVVIKANSPLIVENHKEIAGKKVLVIEDGPTLTHGEMRFGAGIVAARKYGAASIIDPRPFAVGSIKKTFAKYGHLDDVLPAMGYGDKQVQELARTIDRIPCDTVISATPIDLNRVLKVNKKLLRVRYELKEIGSPNLKDVLKRF; this is translated from the coding sequence ATGAAACGCGTCATCATCATGGGCGCCGCGGGGCGGGATTTTCATAACTTTAATGTTTATTTCCGCGACAAGCCCGAATTCAAGGTCGTGGCTTTCACGGCCACTCAGATCCCCGATATCGATGGCCGGAAATATCCGTCCGAACTGGCCGGCAAGCTCTATCCCAAGGGCATTCCCATTTATGCCGAAGACGAACTTCCGGGATTGATCCACAAGCTCAAAGCCGACGAGGTCCACTTCGCCTACAGCGACGTGCCCCACACCTACGTCATGAACAAGGCCTCCATGGTTCTTGCGGCGGGAGCCGACTTCGTGTTGCTCGGACCCGACCATACCATGATCAAGAGCCGCAAGCCCGTCATCTCCATCTGCGCCGTCCGCACGGGATCGGGAAAAAGCCAGACCAGCCGCAGGATCGCCCTTCTGCTCAAGGCCAAGGGCCGCCGCGTGGCCGTCATCCGCCACCCCATGCCTTACGGCGACCTGATCAGCCAGAAAGTCCAGCGGTTCGCCGACTATGCGGATCTCGACCGGCACAACTGTACGATCGAGGAGCGCGAGGAATACGAACCCCATATCGACAACGGTATCGTCGTCTATGCGGGCGTCGATTACGGCGCCATCCTGAAAAAGGCCGAAAAAGAGGCCGATGTCATCCTGTGGGACGGCGGGAACAACGATTTTCCCTTTTATAAAGCCGACCTCGAAGTCGTCGTCGCCGATCCCCACCGCGCCGGACATGAACTGACTTACCACCCTGGTGAAACCAATTTCCGCCGGGCCGGTGTCATCGTCATCAACAAAATGGACACCGCGGAAAAAGAAGGCATCAACAAGATCCTCGCCAATATCAAGGCCTTCAATCCCAAAGCCGTCGTCATCAAGGCGAATTCCCCCCTGATCGTGGAAAATCACAAGGAGATCGCCGGAAAGAAGGTGCTGGTCATCGAGGACGGGCCGACCCTGACCCATGGGGAAATGCGTTTCGGCGCAGGCATTGTCGCGGCCCGGAAATACGGCGCCGCCTCGATCATCGATCCCCGTCCGTTCGCCGTCGGCAGCATCAAAAAAACCTTCGCCAAATACGGCCACCTGGATGACGTTCTTCCGGCCATGGGTTACGGAGACAAGCAGGTTCAGGAACTCGCCCGGACCATCGACCGGATCCCCTGCGACACGGTCATCAGCGCCACGCCCATCGACCTCAATCGCGTCCTGAAAGTCAACAAGAAGCTTCTGCGCGTGCGCTACGAGCTCAAAGAGATCGGATCGCCGAATCTCAAGGACGTTTTGAAACGCTTCTGA
- the infC gene encoding translation initiation factor IF-3, translated as MFRRHLFQPATQKAKAHRINQMIRANEIRVIDSEKKQLGILPLTRALEIAREQGFDLVEIAPLADPPVCRIMDYGKFIYEEHKREQEAKKHQKQIQVKEVKFRPKISIHDYDFKMRHVKRFLGEGNKVKITIMLRGRERSKPELGHQILGRVIDDIRDIAAQDGSTRRQDWMVSALVVPIKTATGGKDAKTKNPQGRSKAAEGHSEKEGSSQKGE; from the coding sequence ATTTTCAGACGACACCTTTTCCAGCCTGCGACGCAGAAAGCGAAAGCCCATCGCATCAACCAGATGATCCGGGCCAACGAGATCCGTGTGATCGACAGCGAAAAAAAGCAGCTCGGGATTTTGCCTCTCACCCGGGCCTTGGAGATCGCCCGGGAGCAGGGATTCGATCTGGTCGAGATCGCTCCCCTGGCCGACCCCCCGGTCTGTCGAATCATGGATTACGGCAAGTTCATCTATGAAGAACACAAGCGGGAACAGGAAGCCAAAAAACACCAGAAGCAGATTCAGGTGAAGGAAGTCAAGTTTCGTCCGAAAATCAGCATCCACGACTACGATTTCAAGATGCGGCATGTCAAAAGATTCCTCGGCGAGGGAAACAAGGTCAAGATCACCATCATGCTCAGGGGACGGGAACGCTCCAAACCCGAACTGGGCCACCAGATTCTCGGCCGGGTCATTGACGACATTCGGGATATCGCCGCTCAGGACGGCTCGACACGCCGGCAGGATTGGATGGTTTCGGCCCTCGTCGTCCCAATCAAGACGGCAACCGGAGGAAAAGATGCCAAAACAAAAAACCCACAAGGGCGCTCAAAAGCGGCTGAAGGTCACAGCGAAAAAGAAGGTTCTTCACAAAAAGGCGAATAA
- a CDS encoding DUF5916 domain-containing protein has translation MRRAPFFIAAAIILTSVLVAADTDRKIYTTRHVNPHPPVIDGIPNDPAWEKVEWQTDFIQWKPYEGKPPSQRTAFKILYDDKNLYIAIRAFDTEPGKIERRISRRDILDGDWVSVAFDSYFDRRTAFNFTVNAAGVKVDSLMSNDGQSEDHSWDPIWEVRTAMDAEGWTAEMRIPFSQLRFGTKEEQIWGLQVARNVFRNDERSLWQFIPRNASGWVNGFGELHGLKGLRPPRQVELFPYAVGKHQTYRKVDGNPFATGRDSSFYGGLDGKIGVTSDLTLNFTVYPDFGQVEADPSVVNLTAFETYYQEKRPFFVEGRNILSFQLMGGDGDFSSDNLFYTRRVGRAPQFYPQAGPGGYVEMPEAASILGAFKLTGKTRRGLSIGIIESVTSQERATIFRSGNLFEQTVEPLTNYLGLRLQQDFREGKSSVGFMATAVNRDIRNENLSFLHDQAYTGGIDAYHSWKNRAYALSFNSVFSWVHGTPEALLRTQTSPLRYFQRPDASHVELDPNRTSLAGHGGTFVIQKMGGGRIQASTGVTWRSPGLELNDMGFLRGADSIMQFFWLGYRITEPFFFFRSFNISVNQWRGWNFSGENIFDGGNVNFGGQFKNHWSAWLGINRNFESLQASALRGGPALRVPGANNLWASIQTDMRRKVRLTFNGSSFRRDNGETRSFSLQGGVIFNPTKALNLWLLPTYSENFNELQYIATRNSAGEPRAIFGRIEQKTLAMTVRLNYSLTPDLSIQFYGQPFASSGKYTRFKQITDSRSRDYDARYRLFDENELLYDEAARLFRVDESGDGMPDYSFGRPDFSFLQLRSNLVVRWEYRPGSALYLVWSQGRTGALQETDFSFGRDMGNLFGLHPHNVFLVKFSYAFQL, from the coding sequence ATGAGACGAGCCCCTTTTTTTATCGCCGCGGCGATCATCCTGACGTCGGTTCTTGTTGCGGCCGACACGGACAGAAAAATCTACACCACACGCCACGTCAACCCCCATCCGCCCGTCATCGATGGGATTCCGAATGACCCGGCCTGGGAGAAAGTGGAATGGCAGACGGATTTTATCCAGTGGAAGCCCTATGAGGGGAAACCGCCGTCCCAACGCACGGCCTTCAAGATCCTTTATGACGATAAAAACCTCTATATCGCCATCCGGGCCTTCGACACGGAGCCCGGGAAAATCGAACGCCGCATCAGCCGCCGCGATATCCTCGACGGCGACTGGGTCTCCGTGGCTTTCGACAGTTACTTCGACAGGCGGACGGCCTTCAATTTCACGGTGAACGCCGCCGGGGTCAAGGTCGACTCGCTGATGTCGAACGACGGTCAGAGCGAGGATCACAGTTGGGATCCGATCTGGGAAGTCCGGACGGCGATGGATGCCGAAGGTTGGACGGCGGAGATGAGAATTCCCTTTTCCCAGCTCCGGTTCGGAACGAAGGAGGAGCAGATCTGGGGCCTCCAGGTTGCGCGGAACGTCTTCAGGAATGACGAACGGTCGCTGTGGCAGTTCATCCCGCGAAACGCCTCAGGCTGGGTCAACGGCTTCGGCGAACTTCATGGATTGAAAGGGCTGCGTCCCCCCCGTCAGGTCGAGCTCTTCCCTTATGCCGTCGGGAAACACCAGACCTACCGGAAAGTCGACGGCAATCCTTTTGCGACAGGACGCGATTCCTCGTTTTACGGCGGCCTGGACGGCAAAATCGGCGTGACGAGCGATCTGACGCTGAACTTCACGGTCTATCCCGACTTCGGGCAGGTCGAGGCCGATCCGTCCGTGGTGAATCTGACGGCTTTTGAAACGTATTACCAGGAAAAAAGACCGTTCTTTGTCGAGGGCCGGAATATCCTGTCCTTTCAATTGATGGGCGGCGACGGCGATTTTTCGAGCGACAACCTGTTCTATACGCGCCGTGTCGGGCGGGCCCCTCAATTCTATCCCCAGGCCGGTCCCGGCGGTTACGTCGAGATGCCCGAGGCCGCCTCGATCCTGGGCGCTTTCAAGCTCACGGGAAAAACCCGGCGGGGTCTGTCCATCGGCATCATCGAAAGCGTGACATCCCAGGAAAGGGCAACGATATTCAGGAGCGGGAATCTATTCGAACAGACTGTTGAACCCCTGACGAACTACCTGGGTCTCCGGCTCCAGCAGGATTTCCGGGAGGGGAAATCATCCGTCGGTTTCATGGCGACGGCCGTCAACCGCGACATCCGGAACGAGAATCTCAGTTTTCTTCATGACCAGGCCTATACCGGCGGGATCGATGCCTATCACAGCTGGAAGAACAGGGCTTATGCCCTTTCCTTCAACTCCGTCTTCTCCTGGGTTCACGGCACGCCGGAAGCCCTGCTCCGGACACAGACCTCCCCTCTCCGCTATTTCCAGAGACCCGACGCCTCTCACGTCGAACTCGATCCGAATCGCACCTCGCTTGCCGGACATGGCGGGACGTTTGTGATTCAAAAAATGGGCGGCGGCCGGATCCAAGCGAGCACAGGCGTCACCTGGCGATCTCCCGGGCTTGAGCTCAACGACATGGGCTTTCTCCGCGGCGCCGACAGCATCATGCAGTTTTTCTGGTTGGGTTATCGGATCACCGAACCGTTCTTCTTCTTCCGCAGCTTCAACATCAGCGTCAATCAATGGCGGGGCTGGAACTTCTCCGGGGAAAACATCTTCGACGGGGGGAATGTCAATTTCGGAGGCCAGTTCAAGAACCACTGGTCCGCCTGGCTGGGAATCAACCGCAATTTCGAATCTCTTCAAGCCAGCGCTCTTCGCGGCGGACCGGCTCTCCGCGTTCCCGGCGCCAATAATCTCTGGGCGAGTATCCAGACGGACATGAGGCGTAAAGTTCGTTTGACCTTCAATGGCAGCTCGTTTCGACGGGACAATGGAGAAACCCGGAGTTTCTCGCTCCAGGGCGGCGTCATCTTCAATCCGACCAAAGCCCTCAATCTCTGGCTTTTGCCGACGTACTCGGAAAATTTCAATGAGCTCCAATATATCGCCACCAGAAATTCCGCCGGAGAGCCCCGCGCCATTTTCGGGCGGATTGAACAAAAAACGCTGGCCATGACCGTCCGGCTCAATTACAGCCTGACCCCCGACCTGTCCATCCAGTTCTATGGGCAGCCCTTTGCCTCATCGGGAAAATACACGCGTTTCAAACAGATTACGGACTCCCGGTCCCGGGATTACGACGCCCGCTACAGGCTTTTTGACGAAAATGAACTGCTTTACGATGAGGCGGCCCGTCTTTTCCGGGTCGACGAAAGCGGCGACGGCATGCCGGACTACAGCTTCGGCCGTCCGGACTTCAGTTTCCTGCAGCTTCGATCCAATCTCGTCGTGCGCTGGGAATACCGGCCGGGTTCCGCCCTCTATCTTGTCTGGTCGCAGGGCCGCACCGGAGCGCTCCAGGAGACGGATTTCTCATTCGGCCGCGACATGGGGAATCTCTTCGGCCTCCACCCGCACAATGTGTTTCTGGTGAAGTTTTCCTACGCCTTCCAGCTGTAA
- the arcC gene encoding carbamate kinase has product MNRKIALIAFGGNALLTETQKGLQEEQMRNANHAAKLMVHIIRKGYELIIVHGNGPQVGNLLIQMEEASHIIPPYSLDVCDAMTEGSMGFMLEKSLINELRRCSMDKDVATLITQVLVDRNDPAFQNPTKPVGPFYTKYRGQQLAKEKKWTMIEDAGRGFRKVVPSPRPIDIVPKTVIRDLIQAGRIVIAAGGGGIPVIIDGNGLFRGVEAVIDKDYAAGLLARESGAELFIILTAVDKVYLDFGKPEQKEIPVMGAAEARRHLEAGQFPPGSMGPKIRAAVEYVEAGGREVLITSAASLKAALIGRSGTRIVADS; this is encoded by the coding sequence ATGAACAGAAAGATCGCTCTCATCGCGTTCGGCGGAAACGCTCTTCTTACGGAGACCCAGAAAGGTCTCCAGGAAGAGCAGATGAGAAACGCCAATCATGCCGCCAAGCTCATGGTCCATATCATCCGCAAAGGCTATGAGCTGATCATCGTCCACGGCAACGGACCTCAGGTCGGCAATCTCCTCATCCAGATGGAGGAAGCGTCCCATATCATTCCTCCGTATTCCCTGGACGTCTGTGACGCCATGACCGAGGGCAGCATGGGCTTCATGCTCGAAAAAAGCCTGATCAACGAATTGCGCCGCTGCTCGATGGACAAGGACGTCGCCACCCTGATCACCCAGGTCCTCGTCGACAGGAACGATCCGGCGTTTCAAAATCCCACAAAGCCCGTCGGTCCCTTTTACACGAAATACCGCGGCCAACAGCTGGCCAAGGAAAAGAAATGGACCATGATCGAAGACGCCGGACGGGGGTTCCGGAAAGTCGTTCCGTCGCCGCGGCCCATCGACATCGTCCCCAAGACCGTCATCCGCGATCTCATCCAGGCCGGCCGCATCGTCATCGCCGCCGGAGGCGGGGGCATCCCCGTCATCATCGACGGCAACGGCCTGTTCCGCGGCGTCGAGGCGGTCATCGACAAGGACTATGCCGCCGGGCTTCTGGCCCGGGAATCCGGAGCGGAGCTGTTCATCATCCTGACGGCCGTCGACAAAGTCTACCTCGATTTCGGAAAACCCGAACAAAAGGAGATCCCTGTCATGGGCGCCGCGGAAGCCCGGCGCCATCTCGAAGCCGGCCAATTCCCTCCGGGGTCCATGGGTCCCAAGATCCGGGCCGCGGTGGAATACGTGGAGGCCGGCGGCCGGGAAGTCCTCATCACCTCGGCCGCCTCACTCAAGGCCGCCCTGATCGGGCGGTCCGGCACGCGCATCGTCGCCGATTCTTAG
- a CDS encoding metallophosphoesterase, giving the protein MIGILSDSHDNLTMIRRAVSVFRSAECNLVVHAGDIVAPFAAAELAETGCPVNAVFGNCDGERAGLVRAFQAFGEIREGPWSFEHAGLTILVTHIEDSRLTTEPRTAWDLHVCGHTHKAEVRKEDNRMIVNPGETCGWVNGIGTVALFDPERRIAEIIPL; this is encoded by the coding sequence ATGATCGGCATCCTTTCGGATTCCCACGATAATCTGACCATGATCCGGAGGGCGGTGTCCGTTTTCCGAAGCGCGGAATGCAACCTGGTCGTTCATGCCGGGGATATTGTCGCTCCTTTCGCGGCGGCGGAACTTGCTGAAACGGGCTGCCCGGTTAACGCGGTCTTCGGAAATTGCGACGGCGAACGGGCGGGACTTGTCCGGGCCTTCCAGGCCTTCGGAGAGATCCGCGAGGGCCCTTGGAGTTTCGAGCATGCCGGGCTGACCATTCTTGTCACCCATATCGAAGATTCCCGCCTGACAACGGAGCCGCGAACGGCATGGGATCTCCATGTCTGCGGACATACTCACAAAGCCGAGGTCCGCAAGGAAGACAACCGCATGATCGTCAATCCCGGAGAAACCTGCGGATGGGTCAACGGCATCGGCACCGTGGCGCTGTTCGATCCTGAAAGGCGGATCGCCGAAATCATCCCTCTTTAG